One window of Gloeothece citriformis PCC 7424 genomic DNA carries:
- the ispG gene encoding (E)-4-hydroxy-3-methylbut-2-enyl-diphosphate synthase, with the protein MQTLDTPLTPTSTPSLFDTTIHRRKTRGVKVGDITIGGGYPVVVQSMINEDTLDIDGSVAAIRRLHEIGCEIVRVTVPSMAHAKALAEIKEKLIKTYKAVPLVADVHHNGMKIALEVAKHVDKVRINPGLYVFEKPRADRTEYTPTEFEEIGEKIRETLKPLVLTLKEQDKAMRIGVNHGSLAERMLFTYGDTPEGMVESALEFIRICESLEFYNIVISLKASRVPVMLAAYRLMVKRMDELGMDYPLHLGVTEAGDGEYGRIKSTAGIGTLLAEGIGDTIRVSLTEAPEKEIPVCYSILQALGLRKTMVEYVACPSCGRTLFNLEEVLHKVREATKHLTGLDIAVMGCIVNGPGEMADADYGYVGKQAGYISLYRGREEIKKVPEDQGVEELINLIKADGRWVDP; encoded by the coding sequence ATGCAAACTCTGGACACCCCATTAACACCAACCTCAACACCCTCCCTTTTTGATACCACCATCCACAGACGCAAAACTCGCGGGGTAAAAGTGGGAGATATTACCATCGGCGGGGGTTATCCGGTGGTGGTGCAATCGATGATTAATGAGGATACTTTAGATATAGACGGTTCTGTGGCGGCTATTCGGCGCTTACATGAAATTGGCTGCGAAATTGTCCGGGTAACTGTTCCCAGTATGGCTCATGCTAAAGCGTTAGCAGAAATTAAAGAAAAATTGATAAAAACTTATAAAGCTGTGCCCTTGGTGGCGGATGTTCATCATAATGGTATGAAAATCGCCTTAGAAGTCGCCAAGCACGTAGACAAAGTTCGCATTAATCCCGGATTATACGTCTTTGAAAAACCAAGGGCCGATCGCACTGAATACACCCCGACAGAATTTGAGGAAATTGGAGAAAAAATCCGAGAAACCCTAAAACCCCTGGTTTTAACCCTCAAAGAACAGGATAAAGCCATGCGGATCGGGGTTAATCATGGATCGTTGGCTGAGAGAATGTTATTTACTTATGGGGATACTCCAGAGGGGATGGTAGAATCTGCCCTTGAATTCATCCGTATTTGTGAATCCTTGGAGTTTTACAATATAGTTATCTCTCTCAAAGCCTCCAGAGTCCCGGTGATGTTAGCGGCTTATCGTCTCATGGTTAAACGGATGGATGAGTTAGGGATGGATTATCCTCTACATTTAGGGGTAACTGAAGCCGGCGACGGGGAATATGGCCGAATTAAGTCTACTGCGGGTATTGGGACTCTTTTGGCTGAAGGAATAGGGGATACTATACGAGTCTCTTTAACCGAAGCGCCAGAAAAAGAAATTCCCGTCTGTTACAGCATTCTCCAAGCTTTGGGACTGCGGAAAACGATGGTAGAATATGTCGCCTGTCCGTCTTGTGGTCGTACCCTGTTTAATTTAGAAGAAGTTCTGCATAAAGTTCGGGAAGCGACTAAACATTTAACTGGTTTAGATATTGCGGTGATGGGATGTATTGTTAATGGCCCTGGAGAAATGGCGGATGCAGACTATGGGTATGTCGGTAAACAAGCCGGTTATATTTCTCTGTATCGAGGACGGGAGGAAATTAAAAAAGTACCGGAAGATCAAGGGGTTGAAGAATTAATTAATTTAATTAAAGCCGATGGGCGCTGGGTCGATCCTTAA
- a CDS encoding NACHT domain-containing protein, whose protein sequence is MNIEPEQVEKIDPQLCYILLHSQGDERLRVVMSLAEEKGETLTNQSLTPSQFPSRQAYREALIAQKKQQLAEGTVGQTIEDLKNLSLSVHGGTTSSVVVVEGTAEQILKSLNFSGVHSATLDQIIRVEPIPIDSKIVEYLTNLILEIIPGDKEKVFRASQKYVSNYYKNYGTLQVLGMRKPVSLDSIYTTVKLLSETDNLKYINIQNKDKISLFSRDGNNKKPGIKVANDQPYLMVLGAPGAGKSTFLRKIGLEAFKGQYGNYNHACIPVFLELKRFDKQKINLSNIISSIFQDCGFTNSGQLITKALKKGKILILLDGLDEVPSQTINQVISQIQEFIKAYKNNRFIISCRRAAYRSYFKDFQEVEIADFDHEQIKQFINNWFQSDLDLRAKTAHKCWAELEKNEKAKELAKTPLLLTFICLVYDEGQSLPKNRSILYKEALQILLKKWAAEKRLERDPIYGGFTTELEEILLAEIAFNGFKKDQFLFNKQELTQQIKTFLAENINPPQQLDGEAVLNAIAIQQGILVERAEDIYSFSHLTLQEYLTAQYIVNNNLIEELVIDHVTDVRWQEIFLLVAGLMQEKRGADRLLLLMEKQALNYLNTPTGKKRLIPLLRWAEDITTGSPADLKPVAKRAVALNFANAKAYAYALAKAYAKAYAKANAKANANLLAKAYAKANALAKTNAIVYFIYVANEMNKLPSIFQNVNLQELIHKLKQLAAKRPKENSSEQAQKRFFQTLIDTWLEAFHLTFEMINLSVEEVEEIDKKYSYIYWLMLQCQEAAARVTSKTWEGIEDRMFRVVEM, encoded by the coding sequence ATGAATATTGAACCCGAACAAGTTGAAAAAATTGATCCTCAATTATGTTATATTTTACTCCATTCCCAAGGAGATGAACGGTTACGAGTTGTGATGTCTTTGGCAGAAGAAAAGGGGGAAACGTTAACGAATCAATCTTTAACTCCTTCTCAATTTCCGTCACGACAAGCTTATCGAGAGGCGTTAATTGCCCAAAAAAAGCAACAATTAGCGGAGGGAACAGTCGGTCAAACTATTGAAGATTTAAAAAATTTATCTTTAAGTGTTCATGGGGGAACTACCAGTTCTGTTGTAGTGGTAGAAGGGACAGCAGAACAAATTCTTAAATCTTTAAACTTTTCGGGGGTACATTCTGCTACTTTAGATCAAATTATTAGAGTTGAACCTATCCCCATTGATTCTAAAATTGTTGAGTATTTGACTAATTTAATCTTAGAAATTATACCAGGAGATAAGGAAAAAGTTTTTAGAGCATCACAGAAATATGTAAGCAATTATTATAAAAATTATGGAACTCTACAAGTTTTAGGAATGCGAAAACCTGTAAGTTTAGACTCGATTTATACGACGGTTAAGCTATTATCAGAAACAGATAATTTAAAATATATTAATATTCAAAATAAAGATAAAATAAGTTTATTTTCTAGGGATGGAAATAATAAAAAACCAGGGATAAAAGTTGCTAATGATCAACCCTATTTAATGGTTTTAGGCGCACCCGGAGCGGGGAAGTCAACGTTTTTACGAAAGATAGGTTTAGAAGCGTTTAAAGGTCAGTATGGTAATTATAATCATGCTTGTATTCCTGTTTTTTTAGAGTTAAAACGATTTGATAAACAAAAAATTAATTTAAGTAATATTATTAGTTCAATTTTTCAGGATTGCGGGTTTACTAATTCAGGACAATTAATAACAAAAGCTCTTAAGAAAGGAAAAATATTAATTTTATTAGATGGACTAGATGAAGTTCCTAGTCAAACTATCAATCAAGTTATTAGTCAAATTCAAGAATTTATCAAAGCTTATAAAAATAATCGCTTTATTATTTCTTGTCGAAGGGCGGCTTATCGGAGCTATTTTAAGGATTTTCAAGAAGTAGAAATCGCTGATTTTGATCATGAACAAATTAAGCAATTTATTAATAATTGGTTTCAATCTGACCTAGATTTACGGGCGAAAACGGCTCATAAATGTTGGGCAGAATTAGAAAAAAATGAAAAAGCTAAAGAATTAGCTAAAACTCCCTTACTCCTCACTTTTATTTGTTTAGTTTATGATGAAGGTCAAAGTTTACCTAAAAATAGAAGTATTTTATATAAAGAAGCATTGCAAATTTTATTGAAGAAATGGGCAGCAGAAAAACGCCTAGAACGTGACCCCATTTATGGAGGATTTACCACAGAGTTAGAAGAAATTTTGTTAGCTGAAATAGCTTTTAATGGGTTTAAAAAAGATCAATTTCTGTTTAACAAACAAGAGTTAACCCAGCAGATTAAAACTTTTTTGGCAGAAAATATCAACCCCCCACAACAGTTAGACGGAGAAGCGGTTTTAAATGCTATTGCCATACAACAAGGGATTTTAGTCGAACGGGCTGAGGATATTTATTCTTTTTCCCATCTTACTCTACAGGAGTATTTAACGGCTCAATATATTGTTAATAATAATCTGATTGAAGAGTTAGTTATTGATCATGTTACGGATGTTCGCTGGCAAGAGATATTTTTATTAGTGGCGGGTTTAATGCAGGAAAAAAGAGGGGCCGATCGATTATTATTATTGATGGAAAAACAAGCATTAAATTATCTGAATACTCCTACGGGTAAAAAGCGTTTAATTCCTCTCCTCCGTTGGGCAGAAGACATAACAACAGGTTCACCGGCTGACTTAAAACCTGTCGCTAAACGGGCAGTTGCCCTCAATTTTGCCAACGCCAAAGCCTACGCCTACGCTCTCGCCAAAGCCTACGCCAAAGCCTACGCCAAAGCCAACGCCAAAGCCAACGCCAACCTCCTCGCCAAAGCCTACGCCAAAGCCAACGCCCTCGCCAAAACCAACGCCATTGTATATTTTATTTATGTTGCCAATGAAATGAACAAATTACCTTCAATTTTCCAAAATGTTAACTTACAGGAGTTAATTCATAAATTAAAGCAATTAGCAGCAAAAAGACCTAAAGAAAATTCATCGGAACAAGCTCAGAAAAGATTTTTTCAGACTCTTATAGATACTTGGCTAGAAGCTTTCCATCTTACTTTTGAAATGATTAATTTATCTGTAGAAGAAGTTGAGGAAATAGACAAAAAGTATTCTTATATTTATTGGCTAATGTTACAGTGTCAAGAGGCGGCGGCGCGAGTCACGTCTAAGACTTGGGAAGGGATAGAAGATCGGATGTTTCGGGTTGTAGAGATGTAG
- a CDS encoding S8 family peptidase has product MSIYIIRPKTNIVGQSLNLIAKKFTPENRQKQMEEITTVYKDSPIYQEMIQWTEEIQGKETIKVIKNPSEPGVTGAAIIKMSEEEATQTRHEFPEFYVLKDQSIELIHPHKVTASYKKEEQLIQDDLWHLQAINSQQQLNASGKGVTVAVLDTGIDSSHPALRGKVAQAYEFKIEHGQAIELANSLDTEGHGTHVAGLICGHKIGVAPEATVINGLMIPKGRGKLSNFIVALDWVANQAAIQIVNVSAGLYGYFSGMDTVIEDLLAVGVLPVCAVGNKGRIITCSPGNYCSVVSVGATNKDNKVASFSSSGKIEVNYHQYTVPHIVAPGEQVYSCVVQGGYEAWNGTSMATPIVSGVAALILERYPDITVTDLREELINRCKDLGQPRERQGYGLIQI; this is encoded by the coding sequence ATGTCTATCTATATCATCCGTCCCAAAACTAACATTGTTGGGCAATCTTTAAATTTAATTGCTAAAAAATTTACCCCTGAAAATCGCCAAAAACAAATGGAGGAAATAACAACAGTCTATAAAGACTCACCCATTTATCAAGAAATGATTCAATGGACAGAAGAAATACAAGGTAAAGAAACCATTAAAGTGATAAAAAATCCTTCTGAACCAGGAGTTACAGGGGCAGCAATTATAAAAATGTCTGAGGAAGAAGCAACCCAAACTCGTCATGAGTTCCCCGAATTTTATGTTTTGAAAGATCAATCGATCGAATTAATTCATCCTCACAAAGTTACAGCAAGCTACAAAAAAGAAGAACAATTAATACAGGATGATTTATGGCATTTACAAGCAATTAACTCTCAACAACAATTAAACGCATCAGGAAAAGGCGTTACTGTTGCAGTGTTAGATACAGGGATAGATTCATCTCATCCAGCTTTACGGGGAAAAGTTGCCCAAGCTTATGAATTTAAGATAGAACATGGACAAGCGATCGAGTTAGCTAATTCTTTAGATACGGAAGGCCACGGAACTCATGTTGCTGGTTTAATTTGTGGTCATAAGATAGGCGTTGCACCAGAAGCAACGGTTATTAATGGGTTAATGATTCCCAAAGGTCGAGGAAAGTTATCTAATTTTATTGTTGCCTTAGATTGGGTCGCAAATCAAGCCGCGATACAAATTGTTAATGTTTCGGCAGGATTATATGGTTATTTTTCAGGAATGGATACAGTTATTGAGGATTTATTAGCAGTAGGAGTATTACCGGTTTGTGCGGTGGGAAATAAAGGACGGATTATCACTTGTAGTCCTGGGAATTATTGTAGTGTAGTTTCCGTTGGGGCAACTAATAAAGACAATAAAGTCGCCAGTTTTAGCAGTAGCGGTAAAATAGAGGTTAATTATCATCAATATACAGTGCCTCATATAGTTGCACCAGGTGAACAGGTTTATTCTTGTGTAGTACAAGGAGGTTATGAAGCTTGGAATGGGACTTCTATGGCAACGCCGATCGTTTCTGGGGTTGCTGCTCTTATATTAGAGAGGTATCCTGATATTACTGTGACAGATTTAAGGGAAGAATTAATTAATCGGTGTAAAGATTTAGGTCAACCTCGTGAACGTCAAGGTTATGGTTTAATTCAGATTTAA
- a CDS encoding hemerythrin domain-containing protein: MVTSLDDKKRLMIAEKLADLKAFQNLIISNEQRLLQECSDNDVRERLQNMLSDDQKNLGIIETVIVQYGVQSEPDSTTQKLIDQYDQMMKSDQINFSHKLVQHEVIKHGQAMSGIVIHKAAQKVGADIEVAIGPLNTVNFENRAHQEQLKGLLELVLVREMTGQDPDQGLWGRVQDAIAAFSGVAGSVMTQTTDKEDMNIQTLIRLDHNKVNTIFTEIGATKDPQKLQEYFGQLYKDLLAHAQAEEELVYPNVRSFYGDDNTQELFDEQAQMKRMLDEIKSIDPAANADEFRSRVKDLMDVVGDHVRQEESTMFAAIDNNCSDEQKEKMASDFKAAKSKIQKEMAAK, from the coding sequence GTGGTAACAAGCTTAGATGATAAAAAGCGACTCATGATCGCCGAAAAATTAGCAGACCTTAAAGCCTTTCAAAATTTAATCATCTCCAATGAGCAAAGACTGCTGCAAGAGTGTTCTGATAATGATGTTCGGGAGCGTCTCCAGAATATGCTATCCGATGATCAGAAAAATTTGGGTATTATCGAGACGGTAATCGTTCAGTATGGCGTTCAATCTGAACCCGATAGCACTACTCAAAAATTAATTGATCAATATGATCAAATGATGAAGAGTGATCAGATCAATTTCAGCCATAAACTGGTTCAACATGAGGTCATTAAACATGGTCAGGCCATGAGTGGAATTGTGATCCACAAAGCCGCCCAGAAAGTAGGGGCAGATATAGAAGTGGCAATTGGGCCATTAAATACTGTCAATTTTGAAAACCGCGCTCACCAAGAACAGCTTAAAGGGTTACTTGAGTTAGTTCTTGTGCGAGAAATGACCGGTCAAGATCCGGATCAAGGACTCTGGGGACGGGTACAAGATGCGATCGCGGCCTTTTCTGGGGTTGCGGGTAGTGTCATGACTCAGACAACCGATAAAGAAGATATGAACATTCAGACTCTTATCCGGTTGGATCATAATAAAGTAAATACTATTTTTACTGAAATTGGAGCTACCAAAGATCCCCAAAAACTTCAAGAGTATTTTGGACAACTTTACAAAGATTTATTAGCCCACGCCCAAGCAGAAGAAGAACTTGTCTATCCTAATGTTCGCTCATTTTATGGGGATGACAATACTCAAGAATTATTTGATGAGCAAGCGCAAATGAAGCGGATGCTTGATGAAATTAAATCCATTGATCCGGCTGCTAATGCTGATGAGTTCAGATCCAGAGTTAAAGACTTAATGGATGTAGTTGGCGATCACGTTCGTCAAGAAGAAAGCACAATGTTTGCTGCTATTGATAATAATTGTTCTGACGAGCAAAAAGAGAAAATGGCGAGTGATTTTAAAGCGGCTAAAAGCAAGATTCAAAAAGAAATGGCTGCTAAGTAG
- a CDS encoding CPBP family intramembrane glutamic endopeptidase codes for MLIADSHFLLNLGDSHNCWLKIAIFLGTWFIVWLPVAIPLAWGLQWNPFQSLAVTETQKLPLIISLYLLAPFIVGKAAQIEGESWANYGLVFNSALLVELLWGIVLAVSTIGVIFASEGLLGWIQWHWENYRPFWRVAFPILGLALTIGGIEELIFRGLFLNVLEQNYSLWVAGAISSGIFALLHLIWERKNTLPQLPGLWLMGMVLVAARIVTGGSLGLAWGLHTGWVWAIATLDSAKLISYTGKGSRWITGIGGQPLAGVAGIVGMVITAIMLWVFFPK; via the coding sequence ATTTTAATAGCTGACAGTCATTTCCTTTTAAATTTAGGGGACAGCCATAATTGTTGGCTAAAAATTGCTATTTTTTTAGGGACTTGGTTTATAGTGTGGTTGCCGGTCGCTATCCCTCTCGCTTGGGGGTTGCAATGGAATCCATTTCAATCTTTAGCGGTAACTGAAACCCAAAAACTGCCTCTGATTATCTCCTTATATTTACTTGCTCCTTTTATCGTTGGGAAAGCGGCACAAATAGAAGGAGAATCTTGGGCTAACTATGGGTTAGTTTTCAATTCTGCCTTACTGGTAGAGTTATTATGGGGAATAGTCTTAGCAGTTAGCACAATAGGGGTTATTTTTGCCAGTGAGGGACTTTTAGGATGGATACAATGGCACTGGGAAAATTATCGACCCTTTTGGCGCGTTGCGTTCCCTATTTTAGGATTAGCCTTGACAATAGGGGGAATAGAAGAATTAATTTTTCGAGGTTTATTTTTGAATGTACTCGAGCAGAATTATAGTTTATGGGTAGCCGGGGCAATTTCTAGCGGAATATTTGCCTTATTACATTTAATTTGGGAACGAAAAAATACTTTACCTCAATTACCCGGATTATGGTTAATGGGAATGGTATTAGTAGCAGCCAGAATAGTCACAGGAGGAAGTTTAGGGTTAGCGTGGGGACTTCATACCGGATGGGTATGGGCGATCGCTACCTTAGATAGTGCCAAATTGATATCATACACCGGCAAAGGGTCAAGATGGATTACGGGTATAGGAGGACAACCCTTAGCGGGAGTAGCAGGAATTGTAGGGATGGTCATCACCGCTATCATGTTATGGGTATTTTTCCCTAAATAA
- a CDS encoding AbrB family transcriptional regulator encodes MPEPNPLTGKALLQKVKELSNLPRRETAKQCGYYTETKDGQIRVNLTDFYDAVLGAKGVPLDPGGVKDGRGREPTFRVSVHKNGQIVIGSTYTEQMGLKAGDEFEIKLGYKHIHLKQLEGESSYEDEDEEAVSA; translated from the coding sequence ATGCCAGAACCTAATCCTTTAACGGGAAAAGCACTACTTCAAAAAGTCAAAGAGCTATCCAACTTACCGCGTCGGGAAACAGCGAAACAGTGTGGATATTACACAGAAACCAAAGACGGTCAAATTCGAGTCAATTTAACAGACTTTTATGATGCTGTCTTAGGAGCAAAAGGTGTTCCCCTTGATCCAGGTGGCGTTAAAGATGGCCGTGGACGAGAACCGACATTTAGAGTCAGTGTTCACAAAAATGGACAGATTGTCATTGGGTCAACCTATACTGAGCAAATGGGTTTAAAAGCCGGTGATGAGTTTGAAATTAAATTAGGTTACAAACACATTCACCTCAAACAACTTGAAGGAGAATCTTCTTATGAAGATGAAGACGAAGAGGCCGTCTCTGCATAA
- a CDS encoding succinate dehydrogenase/fumarate reductase iron-sulfur subunit has protein sequence MQVIFKVLRQKSNSTPRVQSYTLEVEAGNTILECLNRIKWEQDGTLAFRKNCRNTICGSCGMRINGRSALACKQNIGEELERFSSTTNGGIPEITVAPMGNMPVIKDLIVDMKSFWDTLEEVDPYVSTSARMIPEREFLQSPEERERLDQMGNCILCGACFSECNARDVNPEFVGPHALAKAHRMVIDNRDTETTTRLEKYNTPKAGVWGCTRCYMCNAVCPMDVAPMDQIGKIKQEILKDHDASESRQIRHRKVLIDLVKQGGWVDERKFGLYVVGNYFRDVKGLMSLVPLGLRMLSSGKFPLSFEPSEGTQQVRSLIESVQNNG, from the coding sequence ATGCAAGTTATTTTTAAAGTTCTTCGACAAAAATCCAACTCGACCCCTCGTGTTCAATCTTATACTCTAGAGGTAGAAGCCGGAAATACTATTTTAGAGTGTCTCAATCGAATTAAATGGGAACAAGATGGAACATTAGCATTTCGTAAAAATTGCCGCAATACAATTTGTGGAAGTTGTGGGATGAGAATTAATGGTCGTTCTGCTTTAGCTTGTAAACAAAATATTGGCGAAGAATTAGAGCGCTTTAGTTCGACAACCAATGGGGGAATCCCTGAAATTACGGTTGCTCCAATGGGTAATATGCCGGTAATTAAGGATTTAATTGTAGATATGAAAAGTTTTTGGGATACTCTCGAAGAAGTTGATCCCTATGTTAGCACTAGCGCCCGGATGATTCCAGAGCGAGAATTTTTACAGTCTCCTGAAGAACGAGAACGTCTTGATCAGATGGGAAACTGTATTTTATGTGGTGCTTGTTTCTCTGAATGTAATGCTAGGGATGTTAACCCTGAGTTTGTCGGGCCTCATGCGTTAGCTAAAGCTCATCGGATGGTGATTGATAATCGAGACACCGAAACCACAACCCGTCTAGAAAAATATAATACCCCTAAAGCCGGTGTTTGGGGATGTACTCGCTGTTATATGTGTAATGCGGTCTGTCCGATGGACGTTGCTCCGATGGATCAGATCGGTAAAATTAAACAAGAAATCCTCAAAGATCATGATGCTTCCGAAAGTCGTCAAATTCGCCACCGTAAAGTCCTCATTGACTTGGTTAAACAAGGAGGTTGGGTTGATGAACGTAAATTTGGGTTATATGTGGTGGGAAATTATTTCCGAGATGTTAAGGGACTGATGAGTCTCGTTCCTTTGGGGTTACGAATGCTTTCTAGTGGGAAATTCCCTCTATCATTTGAACCCTCAGAAGGAACTCAACAAGTGCGATCGCTCATTGAGTCAGTTCAAAACAATGGATAA